Genomic segment of Streptomyces sp. NA02950:
CTGGGGGACTCGACAGCGGGCAAGACCCGTGCGGCCCATGCGGCTCTCCAGGCCGAACTCCCCGAACACCGCGTCTTCGCCCCGCCCGTCGGCACCGATCTACCGGCGGCGGTCCAGGTGATCGAGCGCACGGGCACCGCGTGTGTGGTGTGGCTGGACGACGTGCAGCGGTATTTCGGCCCTGGCGGGCTCGATCCGACGCTCCTGGCGGAGGGGGAGCGGCTGCGGCTGCCGATTCTGGCAACGATGCGCACCAGCCAGTACGAGATCTACACCCGCGCCGACGAGCACCCTCCGGCCATGGACCGAACGGCGCGGCCGACCGTGGATCTGGGGGCGCGCGTGCTGAACCTGGTGCAGCCGATCGAGGTGGCCCGTGTCTGGAGCGAGGAGGAGCTGGAGCGGGCGCGGCAGAGTCAGGACGCGCGGATCGTCGAGGCCACCGTGCACCACGGGTCATACGGCATCGCGGAGTACCTCGCCGCCGGTCCCGCGCTGCTCGCGGAGTGGCGGCGTGCCTGGCGTCCGGGCGGGCACCCACGGGGCGCGGCCCTCGTCGCTGCCGCCGTCGATCTGGCAAGGACCGGGCTGCGTTCGCCGTACCGGACCACTGTGCTCACCGAGCTGCACAGCCACTATCTGAACGAACAGGGCGGCCCGCGGCTGCGGCCCGAGCCCCTGGAACAGGCCCTGGAATGGGCGAGCCGACTCCGCTACGGCGCCGCCAGCCCGCTGATCCCCGCGGAAGCGGCGGACGGCGGCGGGCACGGCGGCGCAGGTGACCGTGCGGAGGGGGTCTGGGAGGTGTTCGACTACCTCACCGAGCACACCGCAGGCCCCGTACCCGAGGTCGTCTGGAACACCGCACTGGCCGGCGCGGCCGATGACGACGAGCGCGTCACCATCGGCTTCTACGCCTACCGGAACGGTGTCGCGGACGTGGCCGAGACGGCCCTGCGGCCCGCAGCGGCGGCCGGAACCCGCTATGCGGCCAACAACCTCGGCATTCTGCTCTCCGACGCCGGGCGCATAGAGGAAGCCGAAGAACTGTTGCGGTCCGCAGTGGAGGCAGGGGACCGCCAGGCGACGAACACCCTGGGCACTGTGCTCTGCCAGGCCGGACGCTGGGAGGAAGCCGAGACCGTCCTGCGCTCCGCGGCCGACGCCGGACACCCCACGGCCGCCTGCAACCTCGCCATCCTGCTGCGCAACGCCGGCCGCACCGAGGAGGCCGAAGCGCTCTACGCCGCCGCGGCCGACGCCGGGGACACCGACGCCGCCTTCAGCCTCGGCGATCTCCTCCACCGAGCCGGACGCTGGGAGGAAGCCGAGACCGCCCTGCGTTCCGCGGCCGACGCCGGGCACAAGACAGCGGCCGCCGCCCTCGGTGCCCTGCTCCATGAAACCGGCCGTACCGAGGAAGCCGAAGCCCTCCTCCGCCCCCTCGCCGAATCGGGCGATGAGGCCGCCCTCAACAACCTCGGCAATGTCCTCAACGACATCGGACGGACAGCGGAGGCCGAACAATTCTACCGTTCCGCGGCCGACGCGGGGAACACCTACGCCGCCGTCAATCTCGGCGCTCTCCTCGGCCGCACCGGCCGCGTCGAGGAAGCCGAAGCCGCCCTCCGGCCCTTGACCGAGGCCGGCGACACAGCCGCGGCCAGCAGCCTCGGCCTCCTGCTCTGGGACGTGGGCCGCGCCGACGAAGCCGAACCTCTCCTGCGGACCGCGGTCGATGCCGGCATCCTCCACGCCGCCTCCAACCTCGGGGCCCTCCTTCATGAGACAGGACGCGAGAACGAGGCCATGGCCGTGTGGCGCCCCGCGGCCGAAGCCGGACAGCCGGGTGCTGCCCACAACCTCGGTACCGCGCTGTGGAGGGCGGGACGCCTCAAGGAAGCCGAGCCCTTTCTGCGCGCCGCGGCGGAATCCGGGCACAGCGAAGCCGCCAACAGTCTGGGGCTCCTCTGCGTCCAGAGCGGACGCATCGCCAAGGCGGAACGCGTCTGGCGCGCCGCGGCCGAGGCCGGAGACATCGCCGCCACCACCAACCTGGGCAAGCTGTTGACCGACACCGGACGCGCCGAGGAAGCCGAACCCCTCCTGCGGACCGCAGCCGACATGGGCGCCCCTGAAGCCGCGAACAACCTTGGCGTACTGCTCCACGGAGCCGGCCGCCTCGACGAAGCCGAATCCGCGCTTCGTGCAGCAGCCGACGGCAACCACCTCGCCGCCCACAACAACCTCGGCATCCTCCTGCGCCAGACCGGACGCACCGAGGAGGCGGAGACCTGCTTCCGCACCGCGGCTGACGCCGGACACATCGACGCCGCGCACAACCTCGGCAATCTGCTCACCGACACGGGACGGGCCGAGGAGGCCGAGGCTGTCCTGCGTACCGCAGCCGATGCCGGACACGTCCCCGCCTCGTACAACCTCGGCCGCCTGCTTCAGGAAGCAGGCAGCACCAAACAGGCGCGGCTGTACCTCCGTACCGCCGCTGATGCCGGGCACACGGACGCCACCTACCGGCTCGGCAACCTGCTTGACCAGGCCGGACGCACAAAGAAGGCCGAGGAGCTCTACCGCGCCGCCGTCACCGGGGGACACCCCGAAGCCGCCCGCACACTCGCCGACCTGCTCCGCCGGACGGGCCGGGCACGGGAGGCCGGGGAACTGGAACGGAAGGTGTCTCGGGCAGGGCGTTCAGCGGCGAGGGGAGTCTTCGGCCGGCTGTGAGGGGTTGTCCTGGGTGCTGTGGCGAGCTCCGCGGCCAAGTCGTCCCGTTCGATGACGAGTTCGTGATTAGACTCGGTGATCAGTGTGTCGACTGATGGATCAAAGGAGATGGAATGAGGCAGCCTCCCTTCGCTGCTCTGTCCACCGCGCTTGCGAGTCTTGGGACGGTGCTGGGCTTGTTCACGGTCCAGTTGCGCGCGGACGGTTACGAGCAGTACGTCGAGTCCATGGCCAACGCCAGTGTCGTGATGTGGATCACGGCCTGCCTGACGGTCGTGACGTGGATCCGCTACCGGGAGACAAACTCGAACTGAGCTCCACGGGTGCCGACCGGCGCCGGGCATCCGGCCCGGCGCCGGTCGGGTGCGGGGAGGGCGTTCGGCTCAGCGGGGCATCTGCTCCCAGCTCTCATCCGGCGTGCCGTTGCACGCGTACTGGATCACCCCGGCACCGTCATCGAGGTGCGAGGCGGCTGCCATGCACGTGCCCGGGTATGTGTTGCGTACGAAGTAGCCCGTCCTGCCGTTGGAGTCCGTGGTCTCCTCGAAGACCCAGCGCTCGTCCCGGGCGTTGTTGCAGCCCCACTGGATGACGGGGGCGCCGTTCCCGGTCTTGCCGCCGCCGCCCGCGCACCGGGCACTGTAGGAGTTGCGCAGGTAGACGCTGTGGTCGGCCGCCCTGGGCTTGAGAGAGAACACGGAGCGGCGATGCAGACTCCTTGGGGAGCACCATTGAGCGGCCCACCACCTCCTCCACCGCACATCGGCAAAGGACTTGCGGCCTCGGCGCGTCTGGTACGTGGTCGCCGCGGTGCTGGGGCTCGTACTGGCTGGTGTCGGTGCCACCGTCCTCGTGGTGGGGGTGAAGAGCACCGCGGACTCGATCGACACCGCCCACAGCTTCTCCAGCGGCGAGCCGCAAGAGTTCACATTCGTTCAAGGGGCGCCAAGGCAGATATACGTCTCCCAGTCCATGAAGGGCCACGTCGAGTGTGCGATCCCGGAGATGCGGTCCGGATCGATGAGGCACCCGAGCACCAGCCTCGAGGTCACGGCCGGGTCGCGCACGTGGGAGCGCATCTTCGAGGTGGAGCCCGGCGGCAGCGGCACACACACTCACCTGCACCTCAGAGCGGTCGGGCGCCGAGTTCTCGGTGGGGGACGACCCCCATTCCACCGTCGGCGGCTCGCCACCATGTGGCCTCCTGGGGCCCACCGCCCTCTGGTTCCAACGCCGTGGCCCGCGCCCGGGCCACGGCCCTGATGGCGATCAGACGCGGTCGGCTGCGATCAGGACGTACTGGAAGGAGCCGTCCTTGTAGGAGTTGATGAACGCTTCTTCAATGCCGGTGACCAGTGAGGACGTGGCCCGCAGCTCCCAGTAGGGCAGGGTCGCGGGAGTGAGATCGATGACGGCATGCGGTACGAGACGGTTGTCGGCCATGGCGCGCAGGTATTCCCGACGGGAGTGGATGTTGCACTCGAAGTGCGCGTTGATCTGGGAGACGTACTTCGAGGGCTGGCCGTAACGCGGGTTCCAGCAGCCGGTGATGGTCACGTAGCGGCCGCCGACCGCGAGGATGCGGGAGTGCTCGGCGAAGAGGTCGTGCAGGTCGACGTACATGCTCGACTCGTTGTTCCACGAGGCCGCGGCCCGCCCGGTCTCGAAGGGCGTATCGAGCATGTTGCAGACGCGGGCGTGGACATGGTCCTCGATGCCGAGTTCGCGGGCACGCTGGTTGGCGAAGTCGGCCTGCTTGGCCGACAGTGTGACGCCCTCGACCCCGCACCCGAAGCGCTGGTGGGCCATGACCATCGAGCCGCCGCGGCCGCAGCCGGCGTCCACGAGCGTGTCGTCGCCCTCAATGGGGCCGAGATGGTCCAGGAGGAGTTCGGCCTGTGCCGACTCCAGGCGGTGGAGCTCGGCGATCAGCTTCTTCTCATATGTGCTGTCGGTGGCGTCGCCGAGGGCGGTGTGGTCGACGTCCCCGATCCCGTAGTGGTGGTGGTAAAGGCCGTCGACATCGCCGAGACGCAGGTTCACGGGCCTGGCCTCGCGGTCCCAGTAGCGGGCGATGTCCCCCTGGTAGGGCGTCACCGGGGCCGGGATGAACACGGAAGTGGCGGCGGTGGCGACGTCGGCGCTGAGTTCGGTGCTGGTCACAGATAAGTCCATTCCTCTTACCAGAAATCGGGCAGGCTGTAGCGAAAGGTGTTGGTCTGGTGCCAGTAGTGGTTGCCGTCGACCCACACGGCCACGCCCCGCAGAAAGCGCTGCAGGCTCGGGACGGGGCAGGCGGTGGCCACGGCTGCGGCTTCGGTCTCGAAGGCGTGCATGAGGTCGTTGTGGACCTCGACCGCCTTCAGATAGGCATCGCGGTCGGAGAGACCCTCACGCTCGGCGATCACCACGGGCAGGTTCAGATGCCGTCCGGGGCTGGCGAGTTCCTTCGTATACGAGTACAGGTCGTTCACGATGGTCGTGGCGTTCCCGGCGAGGGCGATGACCCGCTGCACGGCGGGCTGAGCGTGCAGGTCGGCCGGCA
This window contains:
- a CDS encoding RICIN domain-containing protein, with protein sequence MFSLKPRAADHSVYLRNSYSARCAGGGGKTGNGAPVIQWGCNNARDERWVFEETTDSNGRTGYFVRNTYPGTCMAAASHLDDGAGVIQYACNGTPDESWEQMPR
- a CDS encoding sel1 repeat family protein; translation: MPKSGERSVIIGGDAGTVVTGDGNTVITAGKKVPSHLRDPARWPVAGAWGALAAGAHRARPDAANDAVPPYIPRDIDIELRRRLAAAGRDGGMVLVLGDSTAGKTRAAHAALQAELPEHRVFAPPVGTDLPAAVQVIERTGTACVVWLDDVQRYFGPGGLDPTLLAEGERLRLPILATMRTSQYEIYTRADEHPPAMDRTARPTVDLGARVLNLVQPIEVARVWSEEELERARQSQDARIVEATVHHGSYGIAEYLAAGPALLAEWRRAWRPGGHPRGAALVAAAVDLARTGLRSPYRTTVLTELHSHYLNEQGGPRLRPEPLEQALEWASRLRYGAASPLIPAEAADGGGHGGAGDRAEGVWEVFDYLTEHTAGPVPEVVWNTALAGAADDDERVTIGFYAYRNGVADVAETALRPAAAAGTRYAANNLGILLSDAGRIEEAEELLRSAVEAGDRQATNTLGTVLCQAGRWEEAETVLRSAADAGHPTAACNLAILLRNAGRTEEAEALYAAAADAGDTDAAFSLGDLLHRAGRWEEAETALRSAADAGHKTAAAALGALLHETGRTEEAEALLRPLAESGDEAALNNLGNVLNDIGRTAEAEQFYRSAADAGNTYAAVNLGALLGRTGRVEEAEAALRPLTEAGDTAAASSLGLLLWDVGRADEAEPLLRTAVDAGILHAASNLGALLHETGRENEAMAVWRPAAEAGQPGAAHNLGTALWRAGRLKEAEPFLRAAAESGHSEAANSLGLLCVQSGRIAKAERVWRAAAEAGDIAATTNLGKLLTDTGRAEEAEPLLRTAADMGAPEAANNLGVLLHGAGRLDEAESALRAAADGNHLAAHNNLGILLRQTGRTEEAETCFRTAADAGHIDAAHNLGNLLTDTGRAEEAEAVLRTAADAGHVPASYNLGRLLQEAGSTKQARLYLRTAADAGHTDATYRLGNLLDQAGRTKKAEELYRAAVTGGHPEAARTLADLLRRTGRAREAGELERKVSRAGRSAARGVFGRL
- a CDS encoding geranyl diphosphate 2-C-methyltransferase, which gives rise to MDLSVTSTELSADVATAATSVFIPAPVTPYQGDIARYWDREARPVNLRLGDVDGLYHHHYGIGDVDHTALGDATDSTYEKKLIAELHRLESAQAELLLDHLGPIEGDDTLVDAGCGRGGSMVMAHQRFGCGVEGVTLSAKQADFANQRARELGIEDHVHARVCNMLDTPFETGRAAASWNNESSMYVDLHDLFAEHSRILAVGGRYVTITGCWNPRYGQPSKYVSQINAHFECNIHSRREYLRAMADNRLVPHAVIDLTPATLPYWELRATSSLVTGIEEAFINSYKDGSFQYVLIAADRV
- a CDS encoding SCO3870 family protein; the protein is MRQPPFAALSTALASLGTVLGLFTVQLRADGYEQYVESMANASVVMWITACLTVVTWIRYRETNSN